The following are encoded in a window of Psilocybe cubensis strain MGC-MH-2018 chromosome 4, whole genome shotgun sequence genomic DNA:
- a CDS encoding Arf GTPase arf1, whose translation MGLSISSLFQSLSSLVRWSKDQDVRILMLGLDSAGKTTILYRLQIGEVVSTIPTIGFNVETVQYKNIKFQVWDLGGQSSIRPYWRCYFPNTSAIIYVIDSSDHSRLTTSRTELLTMLSEEELKGAPLLVFCNKQDVEGALKPEEISEQLGLAGGEKTRPWSVRGSCATKGEGLEEGLDWLVNAIQQK comes from the exons ATGGGTCTCTCAATatcatctctctttcaatcTTTGTCCTCGCTGGTTCGATGGAGCAAGGACCAGGACGTCCGGATTCTCATGTTAGGGCTGGATTCTGCTGGAAAG ACAACTATCCTTTATAGACTTCAG ATTGGCGAAGTTGTCTCCACAATACCCA CAATTGGTTTCAACGTCGAGACAGTACAG TATAAAAACATCAAATTCCAAGTCTGGGATCTCGGTGGCCAGTCGAGTATCCG GCCATATTGGCGATGCTATTTCCCCAACACCTCAGCAATTATTTATGTCATTGATTCATCAGACCATTCTCGGTTGACAACGTCGCGTACCGAGCTTCTAACGATGCTGTCGGAAGAAGAATTGAAGGGCGCCCCCCTATTGGTGTTTTGCAATAAACAGGACGTCGAAGGTGCTCTCAAGCCTGAAGAAATCAGTGAGCAGCTTGGCCTTGCAGGTGGGGAGAAGACACGACCATGGAGTGTCAGGGGAAGTTGTGCGACCAAAGGCGAAGGTTTAGAAGAAGGGTTGGATTG GCTTGTAAATGCAATACAGCAGAAGTAA
- a CDS encoding hypothetical protein (Uncharacterized protein YCR016W), translated as MGASPTNVKDSKDVKKSSKSRKKSRKAAVIVEVSEDTAGTSTTPKESTLSTNILEKTGVDGVDTETVFENKKALKRAIRAARVRRPADENAASKKESGNKRKDRAEDAASDEPPKKKHKNRTEFADPRVDTTLNPQSSKALEYAFTQMNRPSKWKFNKARQNWLIRNIWAPEALPDVYVPLVVKYLTNVQGGSRQKLIESCQSYLKVEEKQDSAQENTAPSTISQAEKETTTLKSILKPTPGPLIPGPLIDTPSAPSAGPEGSGIPASGAIVPASEAPLSAIALADIRRTRAQTLLDALGGPKEIP; from the exons ATGGGAGCTTCCCCAACAAATGTAAAGGACTCAAAGGATGTCAAAAAGTCAAGCAAGTCACGCAAAAAGTCAAGGAAAGCCGCTGTCATCGTCGAGGTATCTGAAGATACAGCGGGAACTAGTACTACGCCAAAAGAGTCCACTCTGAGCACAAACATTCTTGAAAAGACCGGTGTAGACGGCGTGGACACCGAAACTGTGTTTGAGAACAAAAAGGCGCTGAAGAGGGCTATCAGGGCGGCCAGAGTCCGCCGACCTGCAGACGAAAATGCTGCTTCGAAAAAGGAATCGGGCAATAAGCGTAAAGACAGGGCAGAAGATGCAGCATCCGATGAACCTCCAAAGaagaaacacaaaaacagGACCGAGTTTGCAGACCCGAGAGTTGACACAACATTAAATCCTCAATCAAGTAAAG CCTTGGAATATGCCTTCACTCAGATGAACCGACCTTCCAAATGGAAATTTAACAAGGCTAGACAAAATTGGCTTATTCGAAACATATGGGCGCCTGAAGCT TTACCGGACGTATATGTACCTCTCGTCGTAAAATATTTGACCAACGTCCAAGGAGGATCGAGGCAG AAATTGATAGAGTCTTGTCAATCATATCTCAAAGtagaagaaaagcaagatTCAGCGCAGGAAAATACGGCTCCATCAACAATTTCACaagcagaaaaagaaactaCTACTTTAAAATCGATACTAAAACCAACACCTGGACCTTTGATTCCTGGGCCTCTTATTGACACACCCTCTGCACCTTCAGCTGGGCCTGAAGGCTCAGGGATTCCTGCCTCAGGTGCGATCGTACCTGCATCCGAGGCTCCCCTGTCAGCCATAGCACTTGCAGATATCAGACGTACACGGGCGCAAACCTTACTTGATGCACTGGGTGGGCCTAAAGAAATACCATAA
- a CDS encoding N6-adenosine-methyltransferase subunit METTL3, translating to MSDDELKVVAITGFKSLISSRKLHTPTTSMDLLTSVMTTKMPAELLPNSPTPKFRLTDLARFERIVEDLSSTWSDGVLSFSRDGASGKMIILELGLNSPCSGAHRPLLGAANPSSNSAGGGLAVLGTRKRKRVIDEDADSAAGDDDDALQEDEGTTVTSTSTLANLSAEMKEVYMILQKGTAKGRLLAEQFHSRDENFDPICSYITKEDCAKAHRTSSKASNSAPPSICERVHFRPLIRPHTDVTLGHCSYLNTCYSEPTYAQSPSLPPFPGSSNVHGTVPLNTRGPTSLPSGLGAGGRGKEKAPCRYLHYEVDWDGGDGDWKKESPPKKKFHRLRIGLGPNGRITKPLPPQWINCDLRTFDYSTLGKFHVIMADPPWDIHMSLPYGTMNDDEMRKMPIPMLQDEGFLFLWVTGRAMEVGRECMRVWGYTRVDEVVWVKTNQLQRVIRTGRTGHWLNHTKEHMLVGVKTVLDDKGALKFPSWANRALDTDVIVSEVRETSRKPDEVYGLIERMCPGGRKVEIFGRKHNVRPGWLTLGNQLGADQIFEEDLALRVKAKYPDRQINAPMTYKNNTRAS from the exons ATGTCAGACGACGAACTTAAGGTCGTCGCCATTACTGGCTTCAAGTCCCTGATATCGTCAAGAAAATTACACACCCCAACGACGTCAATGGACCTCTTAACCAGCGTAATGACTACCAAAATGCCAGCTGAATTGCTTCCAAACTCGCCAACACCCAAATTCCGTCTTACAGACCTTGCCCGCTTCGAGCGCATAGTAGAGGATCTCTCGAGCACATGGAGTGATGGTGTACTGTCATTCTCTCGAGATGGGGCATCTGGAAAGATGATAATATTGGAACTAGGGCTAAATTCCCCTTGTTCTGGCGCTCATCGACCTCTTCTTGGCGCTGCAAACCCTTCCTCGAATTCTGCTGGAGGTGGCCTGGCTGTCCTTGGgacaaggaagaggaagagagtTATAGATGAAGACGCAGACTCTGCTGCTggagacgacgatgacgcgTTGCAGGAAGATGAGGGAACCACCGTTACGTCGACCTCGACACTAGCCAACCTGAGCGCTGAAATGAAGGAGGTTTACATGATTCTTCAGAAAGGTACAGCTAAAGGGCGACTCCTTGCTGAGCAG TTTCATTCGCGGGACGAGAACTTTGACCCCATTTGTAGTTACATCACAAAAGAAGATTGTGCAAAAGCTCACAGAACATCTTCAAAAGCTTCCAATTCTGCTCCACCGAGTATCTGTGAACGTGTACATTTCCGCCCCCTCATTCGACCTCATACAGATGTGACACTAGGGCATTGTTCCTATCTCAACACATGCTATTCTGAACCTACCTACGCCCAGTCACCTTCACTCCCCCCATTCCCTGGTTCGAGCAACGTTCATGGTACTGTCCCTCTCAATACTCGCGGTCCAACCTCGCTGCCGTCCGGTTTGGGTGCGGGAGGACGgggaaaagagaaagcacCGTGTCGGTATCTTCATTACGAAGTGGACTGGGATGGAGGTGACGGTGACTGGAAGAAAGAGTCGCCACCAAAAAAGAAGTTTCACAGGTTGAGGATAGGACTGGGTCCCAATGGTAGGATCACCAAACCG CTCCCACCGCAATGGATAAACTGCGACCTCCGCACATTTGATTATTCTACATTGGGCAAATTTCACGTCATTATGGCCGATCCACCGTGGGACATCCACATGAGT CTTCCTTATGGCACTATGAACGACGACGAGATGAGAAAAATGCCTATTCCCATGCTTCAAGACGAAgggttcttgttcttgtggGTAACAGGTCGCGCCATGGAAGTCGGCCGTGAGTGCATGCGAGTTTGGGGATACACTCGCGTGGATGAAGTAGTATGGGTCAAAACAAATCAA CTGCAACGCGTCATTCGTACAGGCCGTACAGGGCATTGGCTTAATCACACGAAAGAGCATATGCTCGTTGGAGTTAAAACAGTCTTGGACGATAAAGGCGCGTTGAAATTCCCCTCGTGGGCAAATCGTGCGTTGGATACGGACGTGATTGTGTCTGAAGTACGAGAAACGAGCAGAAAACCCGATGAAGTGTATGGACTCATCGAAAGGATGTGTCCAGGGGGGAGGAAGGTAGAGATATTTGGCAGAAAGCATAACGTTCGGCCAGG GTGGCTCACACTGGGCAACCAGCTGGGAGCAGATCAGATATTCGAAGAGGATTTGGCGCTTCGCGTCAAGGCCAA GTACCCCGACAGGCAGATAAACGCGCCTATGACCTACAAAAACAATACTCGCGCGTCTTAA
- a CDS encoding putative cardiolipin-specific deacylase, mitochondrial, which yields MDSQLPPAREIPAAFTASVRSWWHVGEKESAISEERLLRRLSFFRSASQSQVAPSDPVVATSSRVQLTPANHYINTFSMRSTAPSSAAPPPAVVLHGYGAGLGFFFHNFPPLADWAGRHGSSVFALDWLGMGRSARVPFSVKAKKDNVQSRVAEAESFFIDSLEDWRTKMSLNKMTLIGHSLGAYFSVAYALKYPDRVHKLILLSPAGVPRGPNYEEPSRELTDEPPNVSTDSKTSSNERSTFHRATDGRVKSIRQEQKENKTRESKTRRLFTYLWEEGWSPFQLVRSTFVWGPMLIGKYSSRRFSGLTEEETRDMHDYIMNITLAKGSGEYCISHILEPGAHARMPLVDRIAALPKDMQVTFVYGDHDWMDPVGGQESVKRLRKVGNDNGRMYIISNAGHHVYLDNKDEVNALLVKELERQ from the exons ATGGATTCCCAGCTGCCCCCAGCCCGAGAGATCCCCGCAGCATTCACTGCAAGCGTCCGTAGCTG GTGGCACGTTGGCGAGAAGGAAAGCGCCATAAGCGAAGAGCGGCTGTTGCGCCGTCTTTCCTTCTTTAGATCAGCTTCCCAGTCCCAGGTTGCCCCCTCAGATCCCGTCGTTGCCACCTCGTCCCGCGTTCAGCTCACCCCTGCCAATCACTACATCAACACCTTCTCTATGCGCTCCACCGCCCCATCGTCTGCAGCACCCCCGCCTGCAGTCGTGCTGCATGGCTATGGTGCTGGTCTTGgctttttctttcacaaCTTTCCACCTCTCGCAGATTGGGCGGGCCGCCATGGTTCTTCTGTCTTTGCGCTCGACTGGTTGGGTATGGGTCGCTCTGCGCGCGTGCCTTTCTCAGTAAAGGCCAAAAAGGACAACGTGCAGAGTCGTGTTGCAGAAGCAGAGTCCTTTTTCATCGATTCTCTCGAAGACTGGCGCACCAAGATGTCTCTCAACAAAATGACCCTGATCGGCCACTCCCTCGGCGCTTATTTCAGTGTTGCGTATGCGCTCAAATACCCAGATAGAGTACACAAGCTCATACTTCTCTCGCCTGCTGGTGTACCGCGAGGTCCGAACTACGAAGAGCCATCGAGAGAACTGACCGATGAACCACCAAATGTCTCAACGGACTCAAAAACATCCTCAAATGAGCGTTCTACTTTCCACAGGGCAACGGACGGCCGCGTCAAGAGTATTCGTCAGGAGCAGAAAGAGAATAAGACTCGTGAAAGCAAAACTCGTCGCCTTTTCACTTATCTCTGGGAGGAGGGTTGGAGTCCTTTCCAACTCGTCCGCTCTACATTCGTTTGGGGTCCCATGCTCATTGGCAAG TACTCATCTCGGCGTTTCTCTGGACTAACAGAAGAGGAAACACGCGACATGCACGACTATATCATGAACATCACACTCGCAAAAGGGTCTGGTGAATACTGCATCTCTCACATTCTGGAGCCAGGTGCCCATGCGCGCATGCCCCTTGTCGACCGAATAGCTGCACTTCCGAAAGACATGCAGGTCACATTCGTATATGGTGACCACGACTGGATGGACCCTGTAGGTGGGCAGGAAAGTGTGAAACGCCTGCGAAAAGTAGGCAATGATAACGGACGGATGTACATAATTTCAAATGCGGGTCATCATG TATATCTGGATAACAAGGATGAAGTGAACGCCTTGCTTGTCAAAGAGCTGGAGCGACAATGA
- a CDS encoding Pre-mRNA-splicing factor CWC21, translated as MYNGIGLTTPRGSGTSGYVVRNLSSLRVHERNNDKSAWDAAPPKHREPDEAILEHERKRKVEVKCLELRDALEDKGIDEEIIEKQVDDLRQKLLANLSAMAPPSHGFKPSDTHGQAAAKKVELSKMARAFGTRADYQEGEAFDREKQEENKIKRMAEREERERARLENKAKMAEQKAKWEQERKERDMQRKKEQEKAREERADKAAKDMPPPPLPTGPKRDYVDRDRPSDQDYRRSPPPRGPPPRSNTDKDPVVAPSETGDLHLDPHPHPQGTEDAWTHAPPRVLVLVPGHHAHPHVLLRATHLADLVQLQLHLCALPPLRHIADHPLHILEVLAQEDVNREDARYPDHVLELHRVEDGILVRPQYRVQDPSRGPVHLAGDAHPCRRIVQVLPHHLREVNALHLHYPPLVTKNPFEDERGILANEVADHGQHPRGLQ; from the exons ATGTACAACGGTATCGGTCTGACTACTCCCCGCGGCAG TGGCACAAGCGGCTATGTCGTCCGCAACCTTTCTTCACTGCGCGTTCACGAGAGGAACAACGACAAGTCCGCCTGGGATGCTGCTCCCCCAAAGCACAGAGAGCCCGATGAGGCCATTCTCGAGCACGAGCGGAAAAGAAAGGTAGAAGTCAAGTGTCTGGAGCTCAGAGATGCCCTCGAAGATAAAGG CATTGATGAGGAAATTATCGAAAAACAGGTCGATGACCTTCGCCAAAAACTCCTCGCCAATCTCTCCGCAATGGCGCCTCCCTCGCACGGCTTCAAGCCTTCAGATACCCATGGCCAGGCCGCCGCAAAAAAGGTCGAGCTGTCCAAGATGGCCCGTGCATTCGGCACCCGTGCAGACTACCAAGAAGGAGAGGCATTTGACAGGGAAAAGCAGGAGGAGAATAAAATAAAGCGTATGGCAGAGCGCGAGGAGCGGGAAAGGGCTAGGCTCGAAAACAAGGCCAAAATGGCCGAACAAAAGGCAAAATGGGAGCAGGaaaggaaggagagggatATGCAACGCAAGAAGGAACAAGAAAAGGCGAGAGAAGAGAGGGCCGATAAAGCTGCAAAGGATATGCCCCCTCCGCCTTTGCCTACTGGTCCAAAAAGGGATTATGTGGATAGGGACAGACCTAGTGACCAAGATTATCGACGCAGTCCACCCCCTCGCGGTCCCCCACCACGCAGCAAT ACAGACAAGGACCCAGTGGTCGCTCCAAGCGAGACAGGGGATCTCCATCTAGatccccatccccacccCCAAGGAACAGAAGACGCGTGGACTCACGCTCCTCCTcgcgttctcgttctcgttcccGGTCATCACGCTCACCCTCACGTTCTCCTCCGCGCAACGCATCTCGCCGATCTCgttcagcttcagcttcaccTATGCGCATTGCCCCCCCTTCGTCACATCGCGGACCACCCCCTTCACATACTAGAGGTCCTGGCCCAAGAGGACGTGAACAGAGAGGACGCTCGCTATCCAGATCACGTTCTAGAACTCCACCGCGTAGAAGACGGGATTCTCGTTCGCCCTCAGTATCGCGTTCAAGATCCAAGTCGAGGTCCCGTTCACCTGGCAGGAGACGCCCACCCTTGCCGTCGTATCGTTCAGGTTCTCCCCCACCACCTTCGCGAGGTGAAcgccctccacctccattaCCCACCCCTCGTGACGAAGAACCCGTTCGAGGACGAGAGAGGGATTCTGGCAAACGAGGTGGCCGATCACGGTCAGCATCCACGGGGTCTTCAATGA
- a CDS encoding Acetylornithine aminotransferase, mitochondrial, translating to MKPSQNLPLHALARRTGKISGSNNNVLLRSRGVATAPSTAYLAPTHKPKSPPSAATANTLALGKEYLLPVYARPEFVLAHGKGSYVWDVDGNKYLDFSAGIAVNALGHADEGVLQVLTEQAGKLLHTSNVYHNEWAGKLAKLLVTLTQTEGGLGYAAGAKATETGSGGAKAFFANSGTEANEGALKIARKVGKERWAEANGKSWDDPACTKNRIACFENSFHGRSMGALSVTSNPKYQKPFAPLIPGVDVGKLNDLAGLETLVGEDTCAVIVEPIQGEGGINDANVEWLRALRKRCDAVGAVLIFDEIQCGLYRTGTLWAHSSLPAECHPDIVTMAKPLANGYPIGAVVLRDSVAATMTPGTHGTTFGGSPLACAIGHYVVSRLSSPEFISKMTDTSKYLGERLEALPKWYPGLLEERVRGRGHIRGLGFKDVEVPGRIVELARERGVFVLTAGKNAVRLVPSLNVGKEEVDLAVDVLEGCLSVSYH from the exons ATGAAGCCCAGCCAAAATCTACCTCTACATGCGCTTGCACGCAGGACAGGGAAAATATCTGGGTCTAACAACAACGTACTCCTTCGCAGTCGTGGTGTAGCTACAGCC CCTTCCACCGCATACCTTGCCCCCACCCACAAGCCTAAATCCCCACCCTCCGCTGCGACAGCAAATACTTTGGCTTTGGGCAAGGAGTACCTCCTCCCCGTATACGCGCGGCCCGAGTTTGTCCTAGCCCACGGAAAAGGCTCCTACGTGTGGGACGTCGACGGCAACAAATATCTGGATTTCAGCGCGGGTATTGCCGTCAACGCGCTTGGACACGCTGATGAAGGCGTATTGCAG GTTTTGACAGAACAAGCTGGAAAGCTATTGCATACGAGCAATGTGTACCATAATGAATGGGCCGGAAAACTTGCCAAACTGCTGGTCACTCTCACGCAGACTGAGGGAGGACTCGGCTATGCTGCTGGTGCCAAAGCAACTGAAACAGGTTCAGGAGGTGCAAAAGCATTCTTTGCGAATTCAGGAACCGAGGCAAACGAAGGGGCGCTGAAAATCGCGCGTAAAGTTGGAAAGGAGCGCTGGGCGGAGGCCAACGGCAAGAGTTGGGACGACCCAGCTTGCACCAAGAATCGTATAGCTTGCTTTGAGAATTCATTCCATGGGCGAAGCATGGGTGCTCTGAGCGTCACGAGTAACCCCAAATATCAGAAACCATTCGCGCCCCTTATTCCTGGCGTGGATGTGGGCAAACTGAACGATTTGGCTGGACTGGAGACCCTGGTGGGCGAGGACACTTGCGCGGTGATCGTTGAGCCTATCCAGGGTGAAGGAGGTATCAATGATGCCAATGTAGAGTGGCTGCGAGCATTGCGGAAACGATGTGACGCGGTAGGCGCTGTGCTGATCTTCGATGAGATACAG TGTGGGCTGTATAGGACAGGCACCCTCTGGGCGCATTCAAGCCTGCCTGCTGAATGTCACCCCGATATTGTGACGATGGCGAAGCCACTTGCGAATGGGTACCCCATTGGCGCGGTCGTGCTGAGGGACAGTGTTGCAGCTACTATGACACCAG GTACACATGGGACGACATTTGGAGGATCACCACTGGCGTGCGCAATTGGACACTATGTCGTGTCTCGGCTTTCGTCGCCAGAATTTATTAGCAAGATGACGGACACGAGCAAATACCTGGGCGAACGGCTGGAGGCACTGCCGAAATGGTACCCGGGTCTTTTGGAGGAACGCgtgcgaggacgaggacaCATCCGGGGGCTCGGATTCAAAGACGTGGAAGTACCTGGGAGGATCGTAGAACTGGCGCGGGAGCGAGGGGTGTTTGTGCTTACTGCTGGGAAGAATGCGGTGCGACTTGTTCCCAGCCTGAATGTGGGGAAAGAGGAGGTTGATTTAGCGGTCGATGTGCTTGAAGGCTGTCTGTCTGTATCATATCATTAG